The nucleotide window TCTCGAGGCGTACGAGGCGGAGGCGACCGGTCAGACCATGCTTCCCTCGCTGTCGCCGGAGGCCCAGGCCGCCGTCGACGCACTGCCGGCCGGTTCCGCACTGCTCGTGGTGCGCCGGGGTCCGAACTCGGGCAGTCGTTTCCTGCTGGACAGCGACCTGACCACGGCGGGACGCCACCCGCAGAGTGACATCTTCCTCGACGACGTGACCGTGTCGCGGCGTCATGTGGAGTTCAACAGGAACCCCGACGGTAGTTTCACGGTGGGGGATGTCGGCAGCCTCAACGGTACGTACGTCAATCGCGAACGCATCGATTCCGTTCCGCTGAACAACGGCGACGAGGTCCAGATCGGCAAGTACCGGCTGGTCTTCTACGCGAGCCAGCGGGGCGTGTGACCCTCCCCCGGACTCCGTCCGGGGGACCCCCAGGAAGGTTCATGGTGCGAACATCGACGGGCGGTGCCGGTCACGGCACCGCCACCGCGGACGAGCCCGCGATGAGCATCGGCACGGTGCTCCTTCGGCTGCGCGACGAGTTTCCGGAAGTCACCATCTCCAAGATCCGGTTTCTCGAGGCCGAAGGGCTGATCGAGCCGCAGCGGACTCCTTCCGGGTACCGGAAGTTCAGCCCCGCCGATGTGGAGCGGCTGGCTCAGGTCCTGCGGATGCAGCGGGACCACTACCTTCCGCTCAAGGTCATCCGAGGTCATCTGGATGCCCTGGCCCGGGGCGAGAGGGTCGCGCTGCCGGCTGCCGGGGGGCAGGGGGACTCCGGCGAGGTTTCCTGGGGCGCCGACCAGGGGCGGGTGACAGCGGCCAGGATCGGGCGTGCGGAGCTCCTCGCCGCCGCCGAGGTCGGTGAGGACCAGCTCGACGCGTGGGAGTCCTACGGGCTGGTCTCGTCCACTCCCGAGGGCGCCTACGACGCCGAGATGGTCACCGTGGCAAAACTTGTGGCGGATCTGGGGCGATTCGGTCTGGAGCCTCGGCACCTTCGGGCCATGCGCGCGGCCGCGGACCGGGAGGCAGGGCTCGTCGAGCAGGTGGTCGC belongs to Streptomyces finlayi and includes:
- the ftsR gene encoding transcriptional regulator FtsR — protein: MVRTSTGGAGHGTATADEPAMSIGTVLLRLRDEFPEVTISKIRFLEAEGLIEPQRTPSGYRKFSPADVERLAQVLRMQRDHYLPLKVIRGHLDALARGERVALPAAGGQGDSGEVSWGADQGRVTAARIGRAELLAAAEVGEDQLDAWESYGLVSSTPEGAYDAEMVTVAKLVADLGRFGLEPRHLRAMRAAADREAGLVEQVVAPLRRHRNPQARAHAEATAKELAELSVRLHSALVQAALGIRLH